The genomic region ATGAAATGATCTATATCAGCTTGTTACTAAGCGTTCATTGAGAAAAATTTTACATATATTTTGAAAGAAATCGAAAAAATTCCTCCTTCAATTCTGCATAAATCTTTCTTTGCATTTCCATGCGTTGTCTGAATTCAAAATGACCTTTGGTTAGTTCCCTGTCCATAACCTCTTCATCTTTTTTAGAATGGTTCGCAAGGTCTGTCTCATGCACGTTTATTTCATGCTCAAGGGTATCTATAACCTCTCCATGTCGAATAAATTGGTTTTGAAAATGTTCCAATTGGGCCAGAACGTTCTCATCTGTCCATCTATTGGACAGTTCCTCTAACCTGTTTTTAAAAGATTTTAGTTCGTCCTGCCAGAAGGCGAGTTCTCCCTGCCAGTGACGATGTTCAAAATGCAGGTCATCGCTATAAATTACTTCACTTTTCATGATTTTAAATTTTACTGTTTATTGTTTCCGTTCCTCTGTTTCGTTTCCCTAGAATTTTTTCCAGATCGTCCTGTTCCGCAACCTCTTTTTTTAGTAAAAGTTGAGCCAGCTTCATTAATTCAGTTTTGTGTTCCTGTAATATTCCTATTGTTGTTTCATAGGCAGTATGTATCAGATCCTGTACTTCGTTATCTATTGTCTCTGCCATCTTTTCGCTATATGGTTTAAACAATGAACTTTCATACTGGCCTGTAGAATCATAGAAACTTATTGGCCCAATTTCCTTATCCAGACCGTAGTATGCCACCATTATATAAGCCTGTTTGGTTACCTTTTCAAGATCATCCAGAGCTCCTGAGGAGGCCTCGTTAAAGATGATCTCTTCTGCTGCCCGGCCACCAAGTGAGGCGCAAATTTGATCTATAAACTGGGACTTGGTGATGATCTGATGCTCTTCCGGCAAATACCAAGCTGCGCCCAGAGATTTTCCTCTCGGGATAATTGAAACCTTAACCAGGGCATCTACATTTTTTAAGTACCAGCTTACAACCGCATGCCCGGCTTCATGATGAGCAATGATCTCCTTTTCTTTGGGAGAAATGATCTTACTTTTTCTTTCTAAACCTCCTATTACCCTGTCCCTGGCTTCCATGAAATCTAGCTGGGCAACTTCTTTCTTCTGTTTCCGCGCAGCGATCAAAGCAGCTTCGTTACATATATTGGCAATATCTGCTCCTGAAAACCCCGGGCTCAACGAAGCCAGTATTTCTATGTCTACGTCTTTAGCTTTCTTTATAGGCCTTAAATGCACCAGGAAAATTTCTTTACGCTCTTCTTTATTCGGTAGTTCAAGAAAAATATGCCGGTCAAACCTTCCCGGTCTTAACAAGGCTTTATCCAGAACATCTGCGCGATTTGTTGCTGCTAGTACTATTACTCCGGTATTTACTCCGAAGCCATCTAATTCAGTAAGTAACTGGTTCAAGGTGGTTTCTCTTTCATCATTGGTCCTGAAGGCGTTAGCTTTATCCCGGGTACGGCCTACAGCATCTATTTCATCAATAAAAATGATACTAGGAGCACTTTCTTTTGCATTTTTAAATAAGTCTCTTACTCTGGAGGCTCCTACTCCCACAAACATTTCTACAAATTCAGATCCAGACAAAGAGAAAAATGGCACCTGTGCTTCACCAGCTACCGCGCGGGCCATTAAGGTTTTTCCGGTACCTGGAGGCCCCACCAGTAAAACCCCTTTCGGAATTTTCGCTCCCAACCTGGTATAGGTTTCAGGATTTTTGAGAAAATCCACGATCTCTTTAATTTCAATTTTAGCCTCTTTTAAACCGGCTACATCATTAAAGGTTGTCGTACTTTTTATAGTCCGGTCCATTAACTTTGCGGTGGACTTGCCGAATTTAAAAATTGAACTCCCCGTACCGCCGGGACGGCTTCTGCTTAGAATAATCCACCAGAAGAAAATAAGCAAACCTATAGGTAGTATCCATGAAAGAACCGCTAGCCAGTTTAGAGTAGTGGTGTAAGTGACCTCAATAAATTCATCTTTGGTAAAATCCTGCCGAGCTCTTTCCAGCTTACTTTCAAAACTTTCTACAGATCCTATTTGCATGATATAATGCGGACCAGAACTGCCGTCAAAAACTCCTTCAGTTAAACTTTTATATCTGTTTTCAGAAAGTTTCTCCTTCTTTATATAGATCTCGGCGATCTCTTTGTTCACCACCACAATTTTAGCCACATCGTGCTGACTTAGCATTTTTTGTTCGAAATCTAGCCAGCTTATTTGTTCTGGTTCATTCCCGAACCTGGAGAAGATGGAAATAATTAGCATTAAAATAATTATAAAGACATAAAACCATGAAAAACCTATGCCAGGCGGCTGTTTTACAGGTTTTTTAGTTTCCCGTTGGCTCTTATTATCTTTATTTGTTTTAGGCTTTTTCATCGATTTAAGAATAAATAAGAAGAAGTATATAAAACCAGTTTTTCTATCTATCCGGATTCAGATTAACTTCCTGTAGCCATTTCTTTTAACACAGAAAGTTATTTAAAATGGAAGGTTCCAAAAATGACATTTATCATTTTGATATTGAATAAGTTAACATAATTTGTTAGTGCTATTCAAATCATAAGAGTCATGTTAGGAGAATTAAAAAATAGCCAGATAGAATATCTTCTATATTGCCAGGTAGTAGGACGTATTGGCTGCTTTTCTGGAAATGAAGTATATGTAGTACCAATAACTTATGCATATGATGGTGTTTACATATATGGGCATACCCGGGAAGGCAAGAAGATCGACATGATGCGTAAAAATCCAAATGTTTGCTTTGAAATAGATGTGGTGGATAATATGAGTAACTGGCGGAGCGTGATATCCTGGGGTAAGTTCGAGGAGTTAAAAAGTCCGCAAGATCGGGAACAGGCTATGCAAAAATTGCTTGATCGAATACATCCTATAATGACCGGTGAAACCACTGTTCATCATTCAATGACAGATTCCCATGGCAAATATATTGAAGCTATGCAGGGTGTGGTATATAGAATAGAACTAACAAAAAAAACCGGTCGGTACGAAAAGAGATGAATCAATTCCTAATTCAACTTTTGTAATAGCTGCTGAATTCCTTTCCCTAATTCATCGCTTATATTTATCTCATTAGTAGGATGTGGAATAGTGTTGCAAGTAACAATACTACCCACGCCACTATCTATTAATTTTTGATAGGCATTCCCAGCAAAAATAGCATGAATCCCTATTACGATGGCAGCTTTCATTTTTGTGTCTTTTAAATTTTCTACCACTTCGATCATGGTTCTAGCCGTAGAAATAATATCGTCTACCAGTACCGGGGTTTTATCATTATACATTTCTAAATCTGGCAATTCGATCTTTACTTTCCTGTCTCCATATCTCGTTTTATTCAAGATGATGAAAGGAGCATTTGCATTTTTCGCCACCAACGATACCCAGTTTTTACTTTCTTCATCCGGACCAATAAGAACAGGATCGCTTACATTAAGTTCTATCCACTTAGAAATTTCCTGTGCCGCATGTAATACCATATTAGGTATGGAGTATACTGAAGAAAGAGACCTCACTCGATGTAAATGTGGATCTATAGTAACTATACCATCAAAAAATTCTGAAACCAACTCACCAAAATACTTCGAAGTAACGCCTTCGCCGGGATGGAATATTTTATCCTGACGCATATAGGAGAGATAAGGAGCCACAAGACATACAGTTTTCACACCTAATGATTTCGCCGTCTTAGAGAAAAAATAAAGCGAAATAAATTTATCGTTGGGTTGGTGCAATGTGCAAATTAATACAACATTCTTATCCTTGATATCAGAAAGTATCCTAACATAGGATTCTCCATCGGGAAATTTTCGAAATAACACCTGTCCTACTGAGGCGTTCAATTTTATCGCAAGTTTTTCCGTTATGTCTTCATTCCCCAAAAAGCTAAATAAAATATTCGAACTCATGGCTTTAAAGTATCGTCAATATATCAGTGTGCTTTTTCAAATAACCCAGGGCATATTTTAATTCTCCTTCGGCACCCGAATAAATAGTAAATAATAGCTGGCCTTTTGTAATGGTATTACCAACATGTACATTCAATAAAATTCCTGCTCCGTTGAATTCTGGCGCTCCAGATAATTTGGCCAGTTTCGCTATTTTACGGTTGTCTATCCTAATTAAAGTGCCTTCAGCTTCGGAATATACCTCATGTGAAAATTTGGCTAATACAGGCTCTGTAAACCTGCCCTGAGACAAACAAATAGCTTTGAACTTTTGATAGGCCTTACCGGAATCTAATATTTCCAGGGCTATACTACTGCCTTCCCCTAATTTTACTTTTCCAGATAATTCTATTAACTGCCCCGCAATTAGTATTGCGCGTTCTTTAAGATCCTTTGCTGCTTCAGGCTCCCCTCTTAAAATCTTCAGAATATCTACCGCTTCTAGAACAGGGCCTATTCCATTACCTACTGGTTGACAGCCATCTGTAATAATAACCTTCATTTGCAGCCCTATTTCCTGGCCTACTGTTTCTATATGCGAAGAAAGTAATCTCGCAGTCTCCATATTCCGAACTTTCGCTGTTTCTCCAACTGGCATGTCTATGACCACGTGAGTTGAACCGGCCGCTGCTTTTTTAGATAATACTGAAGCTATAAGTTGCCCTTCACTATCTATATCCAGTGCCTTTTCCACCCTTATTAAAATATCATCTGCAGGGCTTAAACGAGCAGCATCACCCCAAACAAAGCAACCGCCATCTTTTTCTACAACATTTTTAATTTGTTCCGGAGAAAGGGAGACATTCGTGATCACTTCCATGGTATCTACTGTTCCCGCAGATGAAGTGATGGCTCTGGACGAAGTTTTTGGCATGGTAAGCCCAAAAGCTGAAACAATGGAAACAACTATTGGAGTGGTTCTGTTTCCGGGCAAACCACCTATACAATGTTTATCCATGACCATTTCTGAATTCCATTTTAACTGCACACCAGAACAGGTCATGGCTTTGGTTAAATTCGAGATCTCATGAATACTCATTCTATTACCTGCACAAGCTATCACGAATGCTGCTACCTGTATATTTGAATATTCACCCTTAATAATATCTGTGATAATACTTTGATATGCTTCATAGTCCAGTTCCTGGTTATAAATCTTAGCTCTCAGGTGCATTAGGGATTCTATAGGTTCTAAATGGGTAACTTTAAGTAGATCTCCATCCTCTAGATTCAGTTTATCTGCCGCCTTATTGGATAATCCAATCTCATCTAAGCCTAAAATATCTGAGGTAACCACGTTTAAATCGGCGACAATAGAGGTGTTCGCAGTAGACACCCTAACCCTGGTAAGCGCTTCAAATCCCTCTGAAATACACACATCACTATCCTGCCTTAAATAAACAACGTTATCCTTCTGGGTAGAGATTCCCAGTTGTTTATATTTTAATTTATTGGGTTTATTTTTCATTTCTGCTTAAGAATTAGCAATCTATATTCGGCAGAGATAAACCAGATCACATTAGCAAAATCCTCCTTCCTGAAAATCATCTCTCGTACTAAATATTTTGCAGGAATTTTATAGAGAACTACTGGTGTTTATTTCATCTATCCAATCCCTGAACCTTTAATATCACCCATAAAATTATAGTGTAACTTTTGTTATTTCAATGACTTACATCAGCTATCCAGAAATTATATGTGTTTATTAAATACACCTTCACAAGTCTTAAAGGTAATTGACAGAGGAATTCATTTTTATCGAAAAACACCTGGATTATGTTCTAAAAATGGGCACATTATATTCCTGAATTAGCTTAAGATATTGATCAGGTCAACTTTTCCAGCCCATCAAAATCAAGGATCTTAATAAATGGCCCTTCAATATCAATAAGGCCTTCCTTTTTAAAAGAGGACAAGGCACGTATCAAACTCTCGGTTGCTATACCAGCTACACTTGCAAGATCAGACCTTCTAATCTTCAGGTTAGAGCCAGGTTTTTTATCAAGAACCGAAGAGAACTCCAGGATAGTTTGGGCCGTTTTGCTGAAGACCGAACTATAAGCCATGTGAAGCAGTTTATCATAAACATCAAGTACTTTTTCATTCAGCTCATTCATTAATTGAAGGCAAACATGCTCACTTTTTTCTAATAACCTTTTCATTTCCCTTTTAGAGAGTGCAGCTAATTCTACAGATTCGAGGGTGAGGGCAGATTCACGGTAGGCGATATTCTCAACGAAAGAGGTTAATCCCAGAAAATCTCCACTTCTATACAGGGAGGTTGTAAGTTCTTTACCATCGCTATTACTTTTATAACATTTGATAACTCCATTTATAATCAGGTAAATCTTATTGGTGTGCTCACCTTCACGATAGATTATTTCGTCGTTTTCAAAAACTAGATGTTCTCCATGATCAATAAAGAAAGTTTTAAGCTCTTCTATACTTTTTAAACTCTGAGGTTCTGTTTTTAAAACTTTACTTTTTTTTGAAAATATCCTGGAAAGACTTGCGGATTTCGTCAGGCGACTCCTTATAGCTTTTAAGAGATCGTCTTCCTCAAAGGGTTTCACCAGGTAATCATCTGCGCCCATTTCCA from Gramella sp. MT6 harbors:
- a CDS encoding pyridoxamine 5'-phosphate oxidase family protein, coding for MLGELKNSQIEYLLYCQVVGRIGCFSGNEVYVVPITYAYDGVYIYGHTREGKKIDMMRKNPNVCFEIDVVDNMSNWRSVISWGKFEELKSPQDREQAMQKLLDRIHPIMTGETTVHHSMTDSHGKYIEAMQGVVYRIELTKKTGRYEKR
- a CDS encoding ribose-phosphate pyrophosphokinase, with amino-acid sequence MSSNILFSFLGNEDITEKLAIKLNASVGQVLFRKFPDGESYVRILSDIKDKNVVLICTLHQPNDKFISLYFFSKTAKSLGVKTVCLVAPYLSYMRQDKIFHPGEGVTSKYFGELVSEFFDGIVTIDPHLHRVRSLSSVYSIPNMVLHAAQEISKWIELNVSDPVLIGPDEESKNWVSLVAKNANAPFIILNKTRYGDRKVKIELPDLEMYNDKTPVLVDDIISTARTMIEVVENLKDTKMKAAIVIGIHAIFAGNAYQKLIDSGVGSIVTCNTIPHPTNEINISDELGKGIQQLLQKLN
- a CDS encoding thymidine phosphorylase family protein, with the translated sequence MKNKPNKLKYKQLGISTQKDNVVYLRQDSDVCISEGFEALTRVRVSTANTSIVADLNVVTSDILGLDEIGLSNKAADKLNLEDGDLLKVTHLEPIESLMHLRAKIYNQELDYEAYQSIITDIIKGEYSNIQVAAFVIACAGNRMSIHEISNLTKAMTCSGVQLKWNSEMVMDKHCIGGLPGNRTTPIVVSIVSAFGLTMPKTSSRAITSSAGTVDTMEVITNVSLSPEQIKNVVEKDGGCFVWGDAARLSPADDILIRVEKALDIDSEGQLIASVLSKKAAAGSTHVVIDMPVGETAKVRNMETARLLSSHIETVGQEIGLQMKVIITDGCQPVGNGIGPVLEAVDILKILRGEPEAAKDLKERAILIAGQLIELSGKVKLGEGSSIALEILDSGKAYQKFKAICLSQGRFTEPVLAKFSHEVYSEAEGTLIRIDNRKIAKLAKLSGAPEFNGAGILLNVHVGNTITKGQLLFTIYSGAEGELKYALGYLKKHTDILTIL
- the ftsH gene encoding ATP-dependent zinc metalloprotease FtsH, with amino-acid sequence MKKPKTNKDNKSQRETKKPVKQPPGIGFSWFYVFIIILMLIISIFSRFGNEPEQISWLDFEQKMLSQHDVAKIVVVNKEIAEIYIKKEKLSENRYKSLTEGVFDGSSGPHYIMQIGSVESFESKLERARQDFTKDEFIEVTYTTTLNWLAVLSWILPIGLLIFFWWIILSRSRPGGTGSSIFKFGKSTAKLMDRTIKSTTTFNDVAGLKEAKIEIKEIVDFLKNPETYTRLGAKIPKGVLLVGPPGTGKTLMARAVAGEAQVPFFSLSGSEFVEMFVGVGASRVRDLFKNAKESAPSIIFIDEIDAVGRTRDKANAFRTNDERETTLNQLLTELDGFGVNTGVIVLAATNRADVLDKALLRPGRFDRHIFLELPNKEERKEIFLVHLRPIKKAKDVDIEILASLSPGFSGADIANICNEAALIAARKQKKEVAQLDFMEARDRVIGGLERKSKIISPKEKEIIAHHEAGHAVVSWYLKNVDALVKVSIIPRGKSLGAAWYLPEEHQIITKSQFIDQICASLGGRAAEEIIFNEASSGALDDLEKVTKQAYIMVAYYGLDKEIGPISFYDSTGQYESSLFKPYSEKMAETIDNEVQDLIHTAYETTIGILQEHKTELMKLAQLLLKKEVAEQDDLEKILGKRNRGTETINSKI
- a CDS encoding response regulator; this translates as MKKILIIEDDKALRENTAEMLELENFRVFQASHGKNGITAAKEIKPDLIICDILMPEASGYEVLEAVSLDPVTSGIPFIFLSAKSEYHEIRLGMEMGADDYLVKPFEEDDLLKAIRSRLTKSASLSRIFSKKSKVLKTEPQSLKSIEELKTFFIDHGEHLVFENDEIIYREGEHTNKIYLIINGVIKCYKSNSDGKELTTSLYRSGDFLGLTSFVENIAYRESALTLESVELAALSKREMKRLLEKSEHVCLQLMNELNEKVLDVYDKLLHMAYSSVFSKTAQTILEFSSVLDKKPGSNLKIRRSDLASVAGIATESLIRALSSFKKEGLIDIEGPFIKILDFDGLEKLT